The following are encoded together in the Triticum dicoccoides isolate Atlit2015 ecotype Zavitan chromosome 6B, WEW_v2.0, whole genome shotgun sequence genome:
- the LOC119322360 gene encoding tyrosine N-monooxygenase-like gives MLACCCFVVSQLLIVITLMYLVMAKSKVRSGTCSSATVPLPLPPGPWPWPVVGSLPELVLNKPAFRWIHRVMKDMGTDIACFRLGSVHVVPITCPKIAREVLKKQDKNFSSRPLTFASGTISSGYKDAVLSPFGDQWMKMRKVLTSEIICPSRHKWLHDKRVDEADNLMRYIYNLTAGGSSSTSGLGANVDVRHVARHYCGNVIRRLVFGQRYFGEPQPDGGPGPMEMEHMDASFALLGFTFAFCVSDYLPCLLGLDLDGHEKIIKEANTKVDRLHNVVIEERWRQWNSGERQDGVQDFLDVLITLADGDGKPLLSIDEVKAQSKGIILAAIDNPSNAVEWALAEMVNNPELLAKAMEEMDRVVGRERLVQESDIMHLNYLKACIREAFRLHPIAPFNLPHVAIANTIVAGYRVPKGSHVILSRLALGRNPAVWDEPLHFKPERHMGDNINVVLTESELRFISFSTGRRGCIAASLGTTMSVMLFGRLLHGFTWTKPAGVSAINLSESKHDLFKEKPLVLHAEPRLAVHLYPLIMHR, from the exons ATGTTGGCGTGCTGCTGCTTTGTTGTGTCCCAGCTGCTCATTGTAATAACGCTTATGTACCTTGTCATGGCCAAGAGCAAGGTCCGCAGTGGCACGTGCTCATCGGCGACGGTGCCGCTTCCACTTCCGCCGGGGCCATGGCCGTGGCCAGTGGTGGGTAGCCTGCCCGAGCTAGTGCTCAACAAGCCGGCGTTCCGTTGGATCCATCGCGTGATGAAGGATATGGGCACCGACATCGCTTGCTTCCGCCTTGGCAGCGTCCACGTCGTCCCGATCACATGTCCCAAGATCGCAAGGGAGGTGCTCAAGAAGCAGGACAAAAACTTCTCGTCCCGTCCACTCACCTTCGCCTCCGGCACCATCAGCTCCGGGTACAAGGACGCCGTGCTCTCGCCATTCGGCGACCAGTGGATGAAGATGCGCAAGGTGCTCACTTCTGAGATCATTTGCCCCTCCCGCCACAAGTGGCTCCACGACAAGCGCGTCGACGAAGCTGACAACTTGATGCGCTACATCTACAACCTCACCGCCGGGGGGTCATCTTCAACGTCGGGACTAGGCGCCAACGTCGATGTCAGGCATGTCGCGCGGCATTACTGCGGCAACGTCATCCGCCGGCTTGTCTTCGGCCAACGGTACTTTGGGGAGCCTCAGCCGGACGGCGGGCCGGGGCCGATGGAGATGGAGCACATGGACGCTTCGTTCGCCCTCCTAGGGTTCACCTTCGCGTTCTGCGTCAGCGACTACCTCCCGTGTCTACTTGGCCTGGACCTCGACGGCCACGAGAAAATTATTAAGGAGGCCAACACAAAAGTGGATAGACTGCACAACGTGGTCATCGAAGAGCGTTGGAGGCAGTGGAACAGCGGCGAGAGGCAGGACGGGGTCCAGGACTTCCTTGACGTTCTCATCACGCTCGCCGACGGTGATGGCAAGCCGTTGCTCAGCATCGATGAGGTCAAAGCACAGTCCAAG GGCATAATATTAGCGGCCATAGATAACCCGTCAAACGCAGTGGAGTGGGCGCTGGCGGAGATGGTGAACAACCCAGAATTGCTGGCCAAGGCGATGGAGGAGATGGATCGGGTGGTCGGTCGCGAGCGACTGGTGCAAGAGTCGGACATCATGCATCTCAACTATCTCAAGGCGTGCATACGTGAGGCATTTCGCCTCCACCCAATCGCTCCCTTCAACCTGCCGCACGTCGCGATTGCCAACACCATTGTTGCGGGCTACCGTGTGCCCAAGGGTAGCCACGTCATCCTCAGCCGGCTGGCCCTGGGCCGGAACCCCGCCGTCTGGGATGAACCGCTCCACTTCAAGCCAGAGCGCCATATGGGAGACAACATCAATGTGGTGCTTACCGAGAGCGAATTGCGGTTCATCTCCTTCAGCACCGGACGGCGGGGATGCATCGCGGCATCACTAGGAACAACCATGAGTGTCATGCTCTTCGGCAGGCTCTTGCATGGCTTCACCTGGACCAAACCGGCTGGGGTGTCGGCCATCAATCTCAGCGAATCGAAGCACGACCTCTTCAAAGAGAAACCGCTAGTGCTACATGCTGAGCCACGTCTTGCAGTGCACCTCTACCCTCTCATTATGCATCGTTGA